From a region of the Sinorhizobium sp. B11 genome:
- a CDS encoding PRC-barrel domain-containing protein: protein MLNQDTDATRRDPNVKDTPTLIASDRVEGTRVYGADGKHIGSIERLILGKQDGRVAYAVLSFGGFLGIGHDHYPLPWAKLSYDTQLDGYRIDLTKEQIEGAPSYADDDDTWYNDNGRRVYDYYGVPPYWM from the coding sequence ATGCTCAATCAGGATACCGACGCCACACGCCGCGACCCGAATGTGAAGGATACGCCGACGCTGATCGCCAGTGACCGCGTTGAAGGCACCCGCGTCTATGGCGCCGATGGCAAACATATCGGCTCCATCGAACGTCTCATCCTCGGGAAGCAGGATGGCCGCGTTGCCTACGCTGTCCTGAGCTTTGGCGGCTTCCTCGGCATCGGCCACGACCACTATCCGCTGCCCTGGGCAAAGCTGAGCTATGATACCCAGCTGGACGGCTACCGCATCGATCTCACCAAGGAGCAGATCGAAGGCGCGCCGAGCTACGCGGATGATGACGACACCTGGTACAACGATAATGGCCGCCGCGTGTATGATTATTACGGCGTGCCGCCCTACTGGATGTAA
- a CDS encoding glycoside hydrolase family 2 protein has translation MIGRRDLHNGWTLSCNDTGRTSLPASIPATVPGCVHLDLLTNRLIPDPYLDINEITNDWIGKTEWVYRLNFEAAADAIKMQELVFDGIDTIATIRLNGEEIGRTFNMHRTYRFDVSSLLRSGTNELSVTFHSAYAYGAEMEKHYGYRPNNYPGPGNLMRKMACNFGWDWGPTLVTAGLWKPVRLESWDRVRLGETRVSATLAGGDGLIKVHARLARHGETGPAKLTAEIGGVTQTVTIDADADEVSLEMRVPSPQLWWPHHLGAQPLYPLEIRLEDESGDILDSYYKQIGFRSLRLDTSPDAHGSAFTFIINDVPIFACGANWIPDDCFPSRVTAERYAARIDEAKAANINLLRVWGGGIFERDEFYEACDRAGMLVWQDFLFACASYPEEEPLRSEVIAEVRDNVVRLMPHASLIIWNGNNENIWGFDEWGWRPIIKDGVSWGLGYYLDVLPKLCAELDPDRPYYPGSPYSGSMDIEPNDDRHGCKHIWDVWNDVGYEVYRNYIPRFCSEFGWQAPPNWATLQESVHDDPLTPESRGVFHHQKATQGNDKLIKGLAGHLPVPQTMDDWHFATQLNQARAIRFAVEHMRSHRDICKGAVVWQFNDCWPVTSWAALDSAGRRKPLWYAMQQAFHPRLLTIQPRGEGLSAVAVNEQTLFWRSKISGKRVRLDGTVLAEFEFWRLLCDRFEAKEFPLPADIAKAGAADEEVIVVQMLDKRAFHYFVEDIDLKLPAPDLSISLAKSAGGYDVTVTARNFLKDLCLMADRLDPSAVVDSMLVTLLPGESHVFRLTTEKSLSAEQIVVGTVLRTANDLVNKN, from the coding sequence ATGATTGGGAGGAGAGACCTTCATAACGGCTGGACGCTTTCCTGTAACGATACAGGAAGAACCAGTCTGCCGGCGTCCATTCCGGCAACGGTGCCTGGCTGCGTGCATCTCGACCTGCTGACAAACCGGCTTATCCCCGATCCCTATCTCGATATCAACGAGATCACCAATGACTGGATCGGCAAGACGGAATGGGTCTACCGGCTCAATTTCGAAGCCGCGGCCGATGCCATCAAGATGCAGGAACTGGTCTTCGACGGCATCGATACGATCGCGACGATCCGACTGAACGGCGAGGAGATCGGCCGCACCTTCAACATGCACCGCACCTATCGCTTCGACGTTTCGTCTCTCCTGCGGTCGGGCACGAACGAACTCAGCGTCACCTTCCATTCCGCCTATGCCTACGGTGCGGAAATGGAGAAGCACTACGGCTACCGCCCAAACAACTATCCGGGGCCGGGCAACCTGATGCGCAAGATGGCCTGCAATTTCGGCTGGGACTGGGGCCCGACGCTTGTGACGGCTGGCCTCTGGAAGCCGGTGCGGCTGGAGAGCTGGGATCGGGTGCGGCTTGGCGAAACCCGCGTCTCGGCAACGCTTGCCGGCGGCGATGGGCTGATCAAGGTTCATGCGCGGCTGGCAAGACATGGCGAGACCGGACCGGCGAAGCTGACGGCCGAGATCGGCGGCGTGACGCAGACGGTCACGATCGACGCAGATGCGGATGAGGTTTCGCTCGAGATGCGCGTGCCCTCGCCGCAGCTATGGTGGCCGCACCATCTCGGCGCGCAGCCACTCTATCCGCTGGAGATCCGGCTGGAGGACGAGAGCGGCGATATCCTCGACAGCTATTACAAGCAGATCGGCTTCCGCTCGCTGCGGCTCGATACTTCACCGGACGCACATGGCTCTGCCTTCACCTTCATCATCAACGACGTGCCGATCTTTGCCTGCGGCGCCAACTGGATTCCGGACGATTGTTTCCCGTCCCGCGTGACGGCGGAGCGCTATGCGGCGCGGATCGACGAGGCGAAGGCCGCCAATATCAATCTGCTGCGCGTCTGGGGCGGCGGCATCTTCGAGCGGGACGAGTTCTACGAGGCCTGCGACCGGGCCGGCATGCTCGTCTGGCAGGATTTCCTCTTTGCCTGCGCCTCTTATCCGGAGGAAGAGCCGTTGCGCAGCGAGGTGATTGCCGAGGTTCGCGACAATGTCGTGCGGCTGATGCCGCATGCTTCGCTCATCATCTGGAACGGCAATAACGAGAATATCTGGGGTTTTGACGAGTGGGGCTGGCGGCCGATCATCAAGGACGGTGTCAGCTGGGGACTCGGCTATTATCTCGATGTGCTGCCGAAGCTTTGTGCTGAACTCGATCCCGACCGGCCCTACTATCCCGGCAGCCCCTATTCGGGCTCCATGGATATCGAGCCGAATGACGACAGGCATGGCTGCAAGCATATCTGGGACGTGTGGAACGACGTCGGTTACGAGGTCTACCGCAATTACATCCCGCGCTTCTGCTCGGAATTCGGCTGGCAGGCCCCGCCGAACTGGGCGACGTTGCAGGAGAGCGTGCATGACGACCCGCTGACGCCGGAATCGCGCGGCGTCTTCCATCATCAGAAGGCGACGCAGGGCAATGACAAGCTGATCAAAGGCCTTGCCGGACATCTGCCTGTGCCGCAGACGATGGATGACTGGCATTTTGCCACCCAGCTCAATCAGGCCCGCGCGATCCGTTTTGCCGTTGAGCACATGCGCTCGCATCGCGACATCTGCAAGGGCGCTGTCGTCTGGCAGTTCAACGATTGCTGGCCGGTGACGTCCTGGGCAGCGCTCGATTCCGCCGGCCGGCGAAAGCCGCTCTGGTATGCGATGCAGCAGGCATTCCACCCTCGCCTGCTAACGATCCAGCCACGCGGCGAAGGCCTTTCGGCAGTGGCGGTCAACGAGCAGACGCTGTTCTGGCGCTCGAAGATCAGCGGCAAGCGGGTGCGGCTCGATGGTACCGTGCTGGCGGAGTTCGAATTCTGGCGGCTGCTCTGCGACCGGTTCGAAGCGAAGGAATTTCCTCTGCCTGCGGATATCGCAAAAGCCGGTGCAGCGGATGAGGAAGTCATCGTCGTCCAGATGCTGGACAAGCGGGCCTTCCACTATTTCGTCGAGGATATCGACCTTAAGCTTCCGGCACCTGATCTCAGCATATCGTTGGCAAAATCGGCCGGCGGCTACGATGTCACGGTGACGGCGCGGAATTTCCTGAAGGATCTCTGCCTGATGGCGGACCGGCTCGACCCCTCGGCTGTGGTCGACTCGATGCTGGTGACGCTGCTGCCTGGTGAAAGCCACGTCTTCCGTTTAACGACCGAGAAGTCCTTGTCGGCCGAACAAATCGTCGTTGGAACGGTGCTTCGGACCGCCAATGACCTTGTGAACAAAAACTGA
- a CDS encoding VOC family protein: MAKMIHSMIRVLDEARSVEFYSKVFGLKIADRVDFETFTLIYMSNDESGFELELTVNKGRIEPYNLGDAYGHLAVSVQEVEVEHKRLTDLGLNPGKLVELNRDGKLFGLFFFIADPDGYKIEVLQRHGRFQ, from the coding sequence TTGGCCAAGATGATCCATTCCATGATCCGCGTTCTGGACGAGGCGCGCTCGGTCGAATTCTACAGCAAGGTCTTCGGGCTCAAGATTGCCGACCGTGTCGATTTCGAGACTTTCACGCTGATCTACATGAGCAATGACGAGAGCGGTTTCGAGCTGGAACTGACGGTCAACAAGGGCCGTATCGAGCCCTACAATCTCGGCGATGCCTACGGCCATCTCGCCGTCTCCGTTCAGGAAGTGGAGGTCGAGCACAAGCGGCTGACCGATCTCGGCCTCAATCCCGGCAAGCTCGTGGAACTCAACCGCGACGGCAAGCTCTTCGGGCTGTTCTTCTTCATCGCCGATCCCGACGGCTACAAGATCGAAGTGCTTCAGCGCCACGGTCGTTTTCAATAA
- a CDS encoding ABC transporter permease: MKFLLANLFRALALVILLILIFRTEWLSFMLVPLTNNNAPPVYMQNSLASLALGHLELVFVSIIGSAVLAVLGGIFVTRPSGADFLPLSRAIANAGQTFPPVAVLALAVPATGFGAAPTLIALFLYGLLPIFENTVAGLKQVSPQVLDAADGMGMNGTQRLFQVELPLALPLILEGLKVATVINIGTATIGSTVAAKGLGEVIIAGLISDNTAFILQGGLIVGLMAVLIYDVVGMLEGAITRRMGLRPA; this comes from the coding sequence ATGAAGTTTCTCCTCGCCAATCTGTTTCGCGCGCTGGCGCTGGTGATCCTGCTCATCCTGATCTTCAGGACGGAGTGGCTCTCCTTCATGCTGGTGCCGCTGACCAACAACAATGCGCCGCCGGTCTATATGCAGAACAGCCTCGCTTCACTGGCGCTCGGCCATCTGGAGCTGGTCTTCGTTTCGATTATCGGCAGCGCGGTGCTTGCCGTTCTCGGCGGTATTTTCGTTACCCGGCCAAGCGGCGCCGACTTCTTGCCTTTGTCACGCGCCATCGCCAATGCCGGCCAGACCTTTCCGCCTGTCGCGGTGCTGGCGCTTGCCGTTCCCGCTACCGGCTTCGGTGCTGCGCCGACGCTGATCGCACTCTTTCTCTACGGCCTGCTGCCGATCTTCGAAAATACGGTCGCAGGCCTCAAGCAAGTGTCACCGCAGGTACTGGATGCAGCAGACGGAATGGGCATGAACGGGACGCAGCGCCTCTTCCAGGTCGAGCTGCCCCTCGCCCTTCCGCTGATCCTCGAGGGGCTGAAGGTCGCAACCGTCATCAATATCGGCACGGCGACGATCGGCTCGACGGTTGCGGCAAAGGGTCTCGGCGAAGTGATCATTGCCGGTCTGATTTCCGACAATACCGCCTTCATTCTGCAGGGCGGCCTGATCGTCGGCCTGATGGCGGTGCTGATCTATGATGTCGTCGGCATGCTCGAAGGCGCGATCACGCGCAGAATGGGCTTGCGTCCGGCTTGA
- a CDS encoding ABC transporter ATP-binding protein produces MSKIEIRNVTKRYGAATVVDDVSMSVEKGSITVIVGTSGSGKSTLMRMINRLVPITEGEILVNGQNIMDVPATELRRKIGYAIQGHGLFPHRTVAQNIATVPQLLGWDATRTDKRVRELLGLFNLDPAAFAEKYPHQLSGGQQQRVGVARALAAEPELLLMDEPFGALDPVIRGKAQDDLLAIQKQFGTTVVLVTHDMDEAFHLGNQIAVMSGGKLLQCSTPEKILTEPADPFVQQLTGTSDRALKLMSLTPLKDSMEPAKPGLPYSLAQSLSLRDALAEMIWQGVDEAAVQNADKTAVGSISMERLIELGRKA; encoded by the coding sequence ATGAGCAAGATCGAGATCAGGAACGTCACGAAGCGCTACGGCGCGGCCACCGTCGTCGATGATGTCTCCATGAGCGTCGAGAAGGGCTCGATCACCGTCATCGTCGGCACATCGGGCTCCGGCAAATCGACGCTGATGCGGATGATCAACCGGCTGGTGCCGATCACCGAAGGTGAGATTCTGGTCAATGGGCAGAATATCATGGACGTGCCGGCGACAGAGCTTCGCCGCAAGATCGGCTATGCGATCCAGGGACACGGCCTCTTTCCGCACCGGACGGTGGCGCAGAATATCGCGACCGTGCCGCAACTGCTCGGCTGGGACGCAACCCGGACCGACAAACGCGTGAGGGAACTGCTCGGCCTCTTCAATCTCGATCCGGCAGCCTTCGCGGAGAAATATCCGCATCAGCTGTCTGGCGGTCAGCAGCAGCGCGTCGGCGTTGCCCGGGCGCTCGCGGCCGAACCGGAACTGCTGCTGATGGACGAGCCCTTCGGCGCGCTCGATCCCGTCATTCGCGGCAAGGCGCAGGACGATCTGCTGGCGATCCAGAAGCAGTTCGGCACGACGGTCGTGCTCGTCACCCATGACATGGACGAGGCCTTCCATCTCGGCAACCAGATCGCCGTGATGAGCGGCGGCAAACTCCTGCAGTGCTCGACGCCGGAGAAGATCCTGACAGAGCCTGCAGACCCCTTCGTGCAGCAATTGACCGGCACATCCGACCGGGCGCTGAAGCTGATGTCGCTGACACCGCTGAAGGACAGTATGGAGCCAGCCAAGCCGGGCCTGCCCTATTCGCTGGCGCAGTCGCTCAGCCTTCGCGACGCGCTTGCCGAAATGATCTGGCAGGGCGTGGATGAGGCAGCCGTGCAGAATGCCGACAAGACGGCTGTCGGTTCGATTTCGATGGAGCGGCTCATCGAACTGGGCCGCAAGGCATGA
- a CDS encoding ABC transporter permease, with protein MEETLAVRKLDRLGVVLVAGGILATALLPFIYVKANRIAAGKPMLLTQLLPQPSVVILLVLLVATALATLFLHNAFIRLALGTLCLAALIAAIGLTATAATPPGSTVARMTPGGSFWVLFGVIGLIISDALVKIRLTPWTRVAVLAAYTALLGLCLSSGLLDSLSILREFSTRSAQFWTEAYSHLLLAFGSLAVAIVLGLPLGILCFWVPKLRAIVLQTLSLIQTIPSLALFGILMLPLGYLATHVPLAAEIGIRGIGTAPALIALVLYSLLPIVANTVVGLEGVDPSVRDAAAGMGLTRRQILTGIDLPLAFPVILTGIRIVLVQAIGMVTIAALIGGGGFGIFIFQGLGQTAMDLVLLGAVPTVFFAFSSAVILDAVIESIQGPAA; from the coding sequence ATGGAAGAAACCTTAGCGGTCCGCAAACTGGACCGGCTCGGCGTGGTACTCGTGGCAGGCGGCATTCTGGCAACGGCGCTTCTGCCCTTCATCTATGTGAAGGCAAACCGTATCGCCGCCGGCAAGCCGATGCTCTTGACGCAACTTCTTCCGCAACCTTCCGTCGTCATCCTGCTGGTGCTGCTGGTTGCCACAGCATTGGCAACTCTCTTCCTGCACAATGCTTTCATCCGGCTCGCCCTCGGCACGCTCTGCCTTGCGGCGCTGATCGCCGCCATTGGTCTCACCGCAACGGCTGCCACCCCGCCCGGCAGTACGGTGGCGCGCATGACGCCAGGTGGCAGTTTCTGGGTGCTCTTCGGGGTGATCGGCCTCATCATCTCCGACGCGCTAGTGAAGATCCGGCTGACGCCCTGGACGCGTGTCGCTGTGCTTGCCGCCTATACGGCGCTTCTCGGCCTCTGCCTCTCCTCCGGCCTGCTCGATAGCCTGTCGATCCTCCGGGAATTCTCCACGCGCTCGGCGCAGTTCTGGACGGAGGCCTATTCCCATCTGCTTCTGGCCTTCGGATCGCTTGCGGTGGCGATCGTGCTTGGACTGCCGCTCGGCATCCTCTGTTTCTGGGTGCCCAAGCTGCGCGCCATCGTGCTGCAGACGCTAAGTCTGATCCAGACCATTCCAAGCCTTGCGCTATTCGGCATATTGATGCTGCCGCTCGGCTATCTCGCGACGCATGTGCCGCTCGCGGCCGAAATCGGCATTCGCGGTATCGGCACGGCGCCGGCGCTGATCGCGCTCGTGCTCTATTCGCTGCTGCCGATCGTCGCCAATACGGTCGTCGGCCTTGAAGGCGTCGACCCCTCGGTGCGCGATGCGGCGGCCGGCATGGGGCTGACGCGCCGGCAGATCCTCACCGGCATCGACCTGCCGCTTGCCTTCCCCGTCATCCTCACCGGTATCCGTATCGTGCTGGTGCAGGCAATCGGCATGGTGACGATCGCCGCCCTGATCGGTGGTGGCGGCTTCGGCATCTTCATCTTCCAGGGGCTTGGCCAGACGGCCATGGACCTCGTTCTGCTCGGCGCCGTGCCGACCGTTTTCTTCGCCTTCTCCTCGGCCGTCATCCTCGATGCGGTCATCGAAAGCATCCAGGGGCCAGCTGCATGA
- a CDS encoding ABC transporter substrate-binding protein, with translation MLKKFALAVSLAAFAAGAAHAADVVVSSKIDTEGTLLGNVIALALNANGIKTQDRIALGATPVVRKAITAGEIDIYPEYTGNAGFFFNKADDAAWKNLEQGYQEAKKLDYDANKIVWLTPSPANNTWALAVRNDVAGPNNLKSMSDFGKWVSGGGAAKLAASAEFVNSAGALPAFQTTYGFTLKPDQEVVLSGGDTAATIKAAADQTNGVNTAMVYGTDGAIQAAELTVLEDDKGVQQVYAPTPIIREAVLQANPKIQEILAPIFQSLTADELRKLNAKIQVDGEPAKSVAEAYLKEKGFLK, from the coding sequence ATGCTGAAGAAATTCGCACTTGCCGTTTCGCTTGCCGCCTTTGCGGCCGGCGCGGCCCACGCCGCAGACGTCGTCGTTTCATCGAAGATCGACACCGAAGGCACGCTGCTCGGCAACGTCATCGCGCTCGCGCTCAATGCCAACGGAATCAAGACGCAGGACCGCATCGCGCTCGGCGCGACGCCCGTCGTCCGCAAGGCGATCACTGCTGGCGAAATCGACATCTACCCGGAATATACCGGCAATGCCGGCTTCTTCTTCAACAAGGCCGATGACGCAGCCTGGAAGAACCTCGAGCAGGGTTACCAGGAAGCCAAGAAGCTCGACTACGACGCCAACAAGATCGTCTGGCTGACGCCTTCGCCGGCCAACAACACCTGGGCGCTTGCCGTGCGCAACGATGTTGCCGGCCCGAACAACCTCAAGAGCATGTCCGATTTCGGCAAGTGGGTTTCGGGCGGCGGGGCCGCCAAGCTTGCAGCTTCGGCTGAATTCGTGAATTCGGCCGGCGCCCTGCCCGCCTTCCAGACCACCTATGGCTTCACGCTGAAGCCGGATCAGGAAGTCGTGCTTTCGGGTGGCGATACGGCCGCTACGATCAAGGCGGCGGCCGACCAGACCAACGGCGTCAACACCGCCATGGTCTACGGTACGGATGGTGCTATCCAGGCCGCCGAGCTGACGGTTCTCGAAGACGACAAGGGCGTGCAGCAGGTCTATGCCCCGACCCCGATCATCCGCGAGGCCGTGCTGCAGGCAAACCCGAAGATCCAGGAAATTCTTGCTCCGATCTTCCAGAGCCTGACGGCAGACGAGTTGCGCAAGCTCAATGCCAAGATCCAGGTCGATGGCGAACCGGCGAAGTCCGTTGCCGAAGCCTACCTGAAGGAAAAAGGCTTCCTGAAATAA
- a CDS encoding acetyltransferase: MKKDIPAREGAGYRSSHRNPGGERTDQKHRNIVETRKGTKTNRAGLGKGNAIPRNGLHSPP, translated from the coding sequence GTGAAAAAAGATATCCCTGCTCGCGAAGGTGCAGGCTATCGTTCATCCCATAGAAATCCGGGCGGCGAAAGAACCGATCAAAAGCACCGGAACATCGTGGAAACACGCAAGGGGACAAAAACAAATCGCGCCGGCCTTGGAAAAGGGAATGCAATTCCGCGCAACGGTCTGCATTCGCCGCCATAA
- a CDS encoding LysR family transcriptional regulator yields MHLGALFIASHVLSSGSMRETARRFNVSVSTVSAAIDNLETELALKLAERSSGELVILLAGGRVLEGLAPILAATGQLGDRLAHREPEAYGQWAARIPVKLVTMERYLEVADQGSINRAARRLRLGQPQLSLQIANLEKFFGDRLFERQAQGSALTEEGRFAYAVFSTISLAWNELKSAADERYQRTARSLRIGAIIPTGSESWVARCLGSLVAEWNTGRNKNALSLVSMTADDLREALKSGRIDVAILDSVFGLESFRHRELLRTDMVAIAPLDSMGATATELVASHPICTPSPRTGIGHAAMTFGYDRTLHRRLRDRDITAADSLPVIVDLVANHGYVSFLGRVSAMPIADRVRIVELAEPMPMSYHVAFNHRKAAADACDLLIATAAKIVPRPVAKDAAFA; encoded by the coding sequence TTGCATCTCGGCGCCCTCTTCATCGCAAGTCACGTTCTCTCTTCCGGCTCCATGCGCGAGACGGCGCGCCGCTTCAACGTCTCCGTCTCGACCGTGTCGGCAGCGATCGACAATCTGGAGACGGAGCTTGCCTTGAAGCTCGCCGAGCGTTCCTCAGGCGAACTGGTCATTCTGCTTGCCGGAGGCAGAGTCCTGGAGGGATTGGCGCCGATCCTTGCTGCAACAGGGCAGCTTGGAGACCGGCTCGCTCATCGTGAACCGGAAGCTTACGGACAATGGGCCGCCCGCATCCCTGTCAAGCTCGTCACCATGGAGCGTTATCTGGAGGTTGCCGATCAAGGCAGTATCAACAGGGCAGCACGCCGCCTTCGTCTTGGTCAGCCGCAGCTTTCCTTGCAGATTGCCAATCTTGAGAAATTCTTCGGAGACCGGCTCTTCGAACGTCAGGCACAAGGCTCTGCGCTGACGGAGGAGGGCCGCTTTGCTTATGCGGTCTTTTCGACCATCAGCCTTGCCTGGAACGAACTGAAATCCGCTGCGGACGAACGCTACCAGCGCACCGCCCGCTCGCTGCGCATCGGCGCCATCATCCCTACCGGCTCGGAAAGCTGGGTCGCACGTTGCCTGGGGAGCCTCGTCGCCGAGTGGAATACCGGCCGCAACAAGAATGCCTTATCGCTGGTCTCGATGACTGCGGACGATCTGCGCGAGGCGCTGAAATCCGGGCGTATCGATGTCGCGATCCTCGATTCCGTCTTCGGCCTGGAAAGCTTCCGTCATCGCGAATTGCTGCGCACCGACATGGTGGCGATCGCTCCGCTCGACAGCATGGGAGCAACTGCCACGGAGCTTGTCGCCAGTCATCCGATCTGCACGCCGAGCCCGCGCACCGGCATCGGCCATGCCGCCATGACATTCGGCTATGACCGTACCCTGCATCGCCGCCTCCGCGACCGGGATATCACCGCGGCGGATTCGCTGCCTGTCATCGTCGATCTCGTCGCCAATCACGGCTACGTCTCCTTCCTCGGCCGCGTCAGCGCCATGCCGATTGCCGACCGGGTGCGCATCGTCGAACTCGCCGAGCCGATGCCCATGTCCTACCACGTGGCCTTCAATCATCGGAAAGCGGCCGCTGACGCTTGCGACCTGCTGATCGCGACTGCTGCAAAAATCGTCCCAAGACCTGTCGCGAAAGATGCCGCCTTCGCATAA
- a CDS encoding copper homeostasis protein CutC produces the protein MTVLLEVCVDSAQGLAAAIEGGAGRIELCSALELGGLTPLPSLMRIAAEAPIPVYAMIRPHAGPFIFDATDEKAMLADIDAVRAAGLAGVVIGANRSDGTLDMPLIHRLKAHAAGLGSTLHRAFDLVPDPDVALEQAVELGCERILTSGCVPKALDGLETLKRISAKAAGRISIMPGSGVRPTNAVEILRVTGAHEIHGSCSSPVASADPRAVSFGFDVPSSNRTDAAVVRQMRAAIATL, from the coding sequence ATGACGGTTTTGCTGGAAGTATGCGTCGATAGCGCTCAAGGCCTTGCGGCGGCGATCGAGGGTGGTGCCGGCCGCATCGAGCTCTGCTCGGCGCTGGAACTTGGCGGGCTGACGCCGCTGCCGAGCCTGATGCGAATTGCCGCCGAAGCACCGATCCCGGTCTATGCGATGATCCGCCCTCACGCCGGTCCCTTCATCTTCGATGCCACGGATGAAAAGGCGATGCTGGCCGATATCGATGCCGTCAGGGCCGCCGGCCTCGCCGGCGTCGTCATCGGCGCCAACCGGTCGGACGGCACGCTCGACATGCCGCTCATTCATCGCTTGAAGGCGCATGCCGCCGGCCTCGGCTCGACCCTGCATCGCGCTTTCGATCTCGTGCCGGACCCGGATGTGGCACTGGAGCAGGCGGTCGAACTCGGCTGCGAGCGCATCCTCACTTCAGGCTGTGTGCCGAAGGCGCTCGATGGACTGGAAACGCTGAAGCGCATCTCCGCCAAGGCAGCCGGTCGTATCTCGATCATGCCAGGCAGCGGCGTGCGCCCGACCAATGCCGTCGAAATCCTGCGGGTGACGGGTGCTCACGAAATCCACGGTTCCTGCAGCTCACCCGTTGCCAGCGCCGATCCGCGCGCCGTCTCTTTCGGCTTCGATGTGCCGAGCTCGAACCGGACCGATGCCGCGGTCGTCAGGCAGATGCGCGCCGCGATCGCAACGCTTTAA
- a CDS encoding zinc-binding alcohol dehydrogenase family protein has translation MRAVLCREPGVLDLVERPSPEKPAPGWVRLAVSHVGICGTDYHIFEGKHPFLEYPRVMGHEISATVLEAGDGVAMATGTPVIVNPYLSCGSCVACRQGKPNCCTNIKVLGVHTDGAFCEEIVVPAGNLYAAKGLSLEAAATVEFLAIGAHAVRRSMAAAGSRSLVIGAGPIGLGAAIFSRIAGHDVTLLDTSAERLQMASERFGFTSGIVANDGTTDAVKARTDGDGFDVVFDATGFGPSIEKAFSFVAHGGALVLVSVVKDDIRFSDPEFHKREMMVIGSRNATRADFEHVADSIAKGLVPVDKLITHRTTLADAPRDLARWAHEKSGLIKAVIKVAD, from the coding sequence ATGAGAGCAGTCCTTTGCCGCGAACCCGGCGTCCTCGATCTCGTCGAGCGCCCCTCCCCCGAAAAACCGGCACCCGGCTGGGTGCGGCTCGCCGTCAGCCATGTCGGCATTTGCGGCACGGATTACCACATCTTCGAAGGCAAGCACCCGTTCCTCGAATATCCGCGCGTGATGGGACACGAGATCTCGGCGACCGTGCTGGAAGCAGGCGACGGCGTGGCTATGGCGACGGGCACACCTGTGATCGTCAATCCTTACCTTTCCTGCGGTAGCTGTGTCGCCTGCCGGCAGGGCAAGCCGAACTGCTGCACCAATATCAAGGTTCTCGGAGTTCATACCGACGGCGCCTTCTGCGAGGAGATCGTGGTGCCTGCGGGCAATCTCTATGCCGCCAAGGGCCTCAGCCTGGAGGCTGCCGCGACCGTCGAATTCCTGGCGATCGGGGCGCATGCTGTACGCCGCTCCATGGCGGCTGCAGGTTCCCGCTCGCTCGTTATCGGCGCAGGCCCGATCGGCCTTGGTGCGGCAATCTTCTCGCGTATTGCCGGTCATGATGTGACATTGCTCGATACGAGTGCGGAACGGCTGCAGATGGCCTCCGAGCGCTTCGGCTTCACGTCAGGCATCGTCGCCAATGATGGGACCACAGATGCCGTGAAAGCCAGGACGGACGGCGATGGTTTTGATGTCGTCTTCGACGCGACAGGCTTCGGGCCGTCGATAGAGAAGGCTTTCAGCTTTGTCGCCCATGGCGGCGCGCTGGTGCTCGTCAGTGTCGTGAAAGACGATATCCGCTTCTCCGACCCGGAGTTTCACAAGCGGGAGATGATGGTCATCGGCAGCCGCAATGCAACGCGCGCCGACTTCGAACATGTCGCGGATTCGATCGCCAAGGGCCTCGTTCCGGTCGACAAGCTGATCACGCATCGCACGACGCTTGCCGACGCGCCGCGTGATCTTGCCCGCTGGGCGCATGAGAAGAGCGGCCTCATCAAGGCCGTCATCAAGGTTGCTGATTAA